In a genomic window of Pseudomonas oryzihabitans:
- a CDS encoding NAD(P)H-quinone oxidoreductase — protein sequence MNALQGIEGQLEWQSLSARALAPGEIRIRVAAAGLNRADLLQLAGNYPPPPGAPATLGLECSGVVSETTADSRWQVGDRVCALLAGGGMASEVVVDGRQAAAVPEGVSLIEAAALPEVWATAWSNLFDLAALQPGEKVLLHAGASGVGSAAIQLCKAFGNPCWVSVGSQERLAHCERLGAEGGVLRKTDLEGLRDFAPFDVILDPVGAGYAPLNLDLLGRDGRWVLIGLMGGREAELDLAKILGKRIRLIGSTLRNRSVEFKAKTMLALEEKVWPLFAKGQLSVNLERRFSAQNAEAAFAALESNEVNGKVVLVLDEGLE from the coding sequence GTGAACGCATTGCAAGGTATCGAAGGGCAACTGGAATGGCAGTCATTGAGCGCTCGCGCTCTGGCGCCAGGGGAAATCCGCATCCGCGTAGCGGCTGCCGGTCTCAACCGCGCCGATCTGCTGCAATTGGCGGGAAATTACCCGCCGCCGCCCGGTGCGCCGGCTACCCTGGGCCTGGAGTGTTCGGGCGTGGTCAGCGAGACCACCGCGGATTCGCGCTGGCAGGTGGGTGATAGGGTCTGCGCGCTGCTGGCGGGAGGCGGTATGGCCAGCGAGGTCGTGGTGGACGGTCGCCAGGCCGCCGCCGTACCCGAGGGCGTGTCGCTGATCGAAGCCGCCGCGCTACCCGAGGTCTGGGCGACCGCCTGGAGCAATCTCTTCGATCTGGCCGCCTTGCAGCCGGGCGAGAAAGTCTTGCTGCACGCCGGAGCCAGTGGGGTCGGCTCGGCGGCCATCCAGCTGTGCAAGGCCTTCGGCAATCCCTGCTGGGTCAGCGTGGGTTCCCAGGAGCGTCTGGCCCACTGCGAGCGCCTGGGCGCCGAAGGCGGGGTGCTGCGCAAGACCGATCTGGAAGGCCTGCGGGACTTCGCCCCCTTCGACGTGATCCTCGATCCGGTCGGCGCGGGTTATGCACCGCTCAATCTGGACCTGCTGGGCCGGGATGGTCGCTGGGTGCTGATCGGACTCATGGGCGGGCGCGAAGCCGAACTGGATCTGGCCAAGATCCTCGGCAAGCGCATCCGCCTGATCGGCTCGACGCTGCGCAACAGGTCCGTCGAGTTCAAGGCCAAGACCATGCTGGCGCTGGAGGAAAAGGTTTGGCCGCTGTTCGCCAAGGGGCAGCTGAGCGTCAACCTGGAGCGCCGCTTTTCCGCCCAGAACGCCGAGGCCGCCTTCGCCGCTCTCGAAAGCAACGAAGTGAACGGTAAGGTGGTGTTGGTGCTGGATGAAGGGCTGGAGTAA